Proteins from one Nicotiana tabacum cultivar K326 chromosome 23, ASM71507v2, whole genome shotgun sequence genomic window:
- the LOC107801401 gene encoding uncharacterized protein LOC107801401 produces MAEEDVQYASEVGGTNKRKYEDQTTPSPIPRKPTGFSAPISDGSGAAPAVASYNSVPPPMDDFQLAKQKAQEIAARLLNSAAEPKKARVDNGAPVGSPFDSFEHKPTVNPAVTSSYGYLGGSKKIEVPNVRVGVIIGRGGETIKYLQLQSGAKIQVTRDMDADPNSPTRGVELVGTPEQIAKAEQLISDVLAEADAGGSGIVSRRITGQVSGAEQFVMKVPNNKVGLVIGKGGETIKNMQATTGARIQVIPLHLPPGDTSRERTVQIDGSSEQIEAAKQLVYEVTSENRVRNPGMSGGYPQQGYQARPPASWAPPGAQMQQPGYGYLQPGAYPGPSPQYNMSQPPYPGYPPQPASSGWDQATAPNQQTSQAGGAGGYDYYSQQAPPQQQQTPGGAAASTDTAAYGYNQLSATGYSQGQSYSQDGYGGYHAPAPQSGYQGPGYDQQQGYSSTPGYGNVPNPASDGHNTSYGAQSDVSQAPAPVQSSATGQQGYQSGQQPSPNPSYPSQGFTQAGYGGPPTSQVGYGTQPAAGYGPPQAQKPPTSQPAYGQPLQSPSAQGGYAQPPPVQPGFPQPQTAQSGYGQGDSGAQRAPSSYGTPTAQPGYGAPAYGAPPIAQPSYGQQPPPYGSAYAGGYVQPPAGYSSDGSGSVGARGTYDANPTSQSAQPSAGGVPKASPKS; encoded by the exons ATGGCGGAAGAGGATGTTCAATACGCATCAGAAGTTGGAGGAACAAACAAGAGGAAGTACGAAGACCAAACGACGCCTTCTCCTATTCCTCGTAAACCCACAGGATTCTCTGCACCGATTTCTGATGGTTCCGGCGCGGCTCCTGCCGTGGCCTCTTACAACAGCGTTCCTCCTCCTATGGATGATTTCCAGCTGGCTAAGCAGAAGGCTCAGGAAATCGCGGCTCGGCTCTTGAATAGCGCTGCCGAGCCGAAAAAAGCTCGTGTTGATAACGGCGCTCCTGTTGGTTCTCCATTTGATTCCTTTGAAC ACAAACCCACTGTTAATCCAGCAGTGACAAGTTCATATGGTTATCTGGGGGGAAGCAAGAAGATTGAGGTACCAAATGTGAGAGTTGGAGTGATCATAGGCAGAGGTGGGGAGACCATCAAGTATCTTCAACTACAGTCTGGAGCCAAGATTCAGGTTACTAGAGACATGGATGCTGATCCAAATTCTCCAACTAGAGGGGTTGAGCTCGTGGGTACACCAGAGCAAATTGCTAAGGCTGAACAATTAATTAGTGATGTTCTTGCTGAG GCTGATGCAGGGGGTTCTGGCATAGTTTCCCGGAGGATAACTGGACAGGTGTCTGGAGCAGAACAATTTGTAATGAAAGTCCCCAACAACAAG GTTGGTCTTGTTATTGGCAAAGGAGGTGAAACCATAAAAAATATGCAAGCAACTACTGGAGCTCGTATTCAG GTGATTCCTTTACATTTGCCTCCAGGTGATACATCAAGAGAGAGGACAGTACAAATTGATGGGTCAAGTGAACAGATTGAGGCTGCTAAACAGCTGGTGTATGAAGTTACTAGTGAG AATCGTGTTAGAAATCCAGGAATGTCTGGAGGATATCCTCAACAAGGTTATCAAGCTCGACCTCCTGCAAGCTGGGCTCCTCCTGGTGCGCAGATGCAGCAACCTGGTTATGGTTATCTTCAACCTGGAGCATACCCAGGTCCATCCCCCCAGTATAACATGTCTCAACCACCCTACCCTGGTTATCCCCCACAACCAGCCTCCTCTGGTTGGGACCAGGCAACTGCACCAAATCAACAAACGTCCCAGGCAGGTGGGGCAGGTGGTTATGATTACTATAGTCAGCAGGCACccccacaacaacaacaaacacctGGAGGCGCAGCTGCTTCAACTGATACTGCCGCCTATGGTTACAATCAGCTATCAGCCACAGGTTACAGCCAGGGACAAAGTTATTCCCAAGATGGCTACGGTGGATATCATGCACCTGCTCCTCAATCTGGTTATCAGGGTCCTGGTTATGATCAGCAGCAAGGTTATAGCTCTACTCCCGGTTATGGGAATGTACCAAACCCAGCTTCTGATGGCCACAACACTTCATATGGTGCGCAAAGTGATGTCAGTCAAGCACCTGCACCAGTTCAGTCATCAGCTACGGGTCAACAAGGATATCAGTCTGGCCAGCAGCCCAGCCCTAATCCTAGTTACCCATCTCAAGGGTTTACTCAGGCTGGGTATGGCGGGCCACCTACTTCCCAAGTTGGGTATGGCACCCAGCCAGCAGCTGGGTATGGCCCCCCGCAAGCTCAAAAGCCTCCAACTAGTCAGCCAGCTTATGGTCAGCCACTGCAGTCTCCTAGTGCACAAGGAGGCTATGCCCAGCCTCCACCAGTGCAGCCCGGGTTTCCACAGCCACAAACTGCTCAATCGGGTTATGGTCAGGGTGATTCTGGGGCTCAGAGAGCTCCATCGTCTTATGGCACTCCAACAGCTCAACCTGGGTACGGTGCACCAGCCTATGGGGCTCCACCTATCGCCCAGCCTAGCTATGGGCAGCAGCCGCCACCTTACGGTAGTGCCTATGCTGGTGGTTATGTGCAGCCTCCGGCGGGGTACTCATCTGATGGCAGTGGTAGTGTCGGTGCACGTGGAACCTATGATGCAAATCCGACATCCCAGTCTGCTCAGCCTAGTGCTGGGGGAGTTCCAAAAGCCTCACCAAAGAGTTAA
- the LOC107801402 gene encoding NADH dehydrogenase [ubiquinone] iron-sulfur protein 7, mitochondrial, with amino-acid sequence MALLARNAHRLTQTTPFYQRSIHTTLPALSQQSSSSTPATYARAPPPSTSSPAGISKTAEYVISKVDDLMNWARRGSIWPMTFGLACCAVEMMHAGAARYDFDRFGVIFRPSPRQSDCMIVAGTLTNKMAPALRKVYDQMPEPRWVISMGSCANGGGYYHYSYSVVRGCDRIVPVDIYVPGCPPTAEALLYGILQLQKKINRRKDFLMWWTK; translated from the exons ATGGCTTTGCTGGCTCGAAACGCACACCGGCTAAcacaaacgacgccgttttatcAACGTTCAATCCACACGACTCTTCCGGCGCTCTCTCAGCAATCCTCTTCCTCCACTCCGGCCACGTACGCTCGCGCACCTCCGCCGTCCACGTCATCTCCGGCGGGGATATCGAAGACGGCTGAGTATGTGATCTCTAAGGTCGACGATCTGATGAACTGGGCTCGTCGTGGCTCCATTTGGCCCATGACATTTGGGCTGGCTTGCTGTGCCGTTGAAATGATGCATGCTGGAGCTGCTCGTTATGATTTTGACCGATTCGGTGTTATCTTCAGGCCTAGCCCTAGACAATCTGATTGTATGATTGTTGCTGGAACGCTTACCAATAAGATGGCACCTGCTCTTCGCAA GGTCTATGATCAAATGCCTGAGCCAAGGTGGGTTATTTCGATGGGAAGCTGTGCAAATGGTGGAGGATACTACCATTACTCATACTCCGTTGTGCGAGGCTGTGACAGGATCGTGCCAGTTGACATTTATGTTCCAGGATGCCCACCTACTGCCGAGGCCCTCCTTTATGGAATTCTCCAACTGCAGAAGAAGATCAATAGGCGCAAGGATTTCCTGATGTGGTGGACCAAATAA